AAGAAAACCTTGGCtgtaaaataaaattgcaaTAGAGGAAACCCTAATCACGTAATGTACAATCTGCAGCAATTACTAAATGACAAGAAAACATATCAGACATTAAGCAACTATTACACTTGTATGACCGAGTTTTGGCTATAAATTGTAACAattgaaataagtttttttttttttttaaataaaaaacttgctAAGCAAAGCAAAGGTCTCATGAAAGGGCAAACAAACATGTACAATTAGAACAGAGCAAGTGAGATGACATGATTCATAATCTTGAAATCCCAACAGCTTAACATTTCTGTCTGAACCAAATTAAAATGTATGATCTAGAGGCAGTTAACAACATTGAGGTTTAAAACAGTTTCCCTCATAATAATAGATGTACAATTCATCCTTCAGTTTGAGAGAAATTGGATTTAAAAAGATAAGAGCAATGTTATCTGTACATACTTTtgaatacatatatgatatgttatttatGTGATTGACTGTTACCTTATCATTGATTCACcagattatatgataacatattatttatgtggtcaaaagtgtgtatatatagttttattgaaaaggGATCTATACAAAACCTGATCCACTAAACTGAATTTTTCTAAAGGAGAATGGGTAAAAAGTCAAGACATACACAAGAAAAGCCAACATTATAAAAGATATCACAAAAATCAGAACAAAATATTTCTTGCTTGTGAACATAGAACAGTTCTACGGACCTGTCAAAGTCACAACTAGTTACCAGTAGAAACCAATACTCCAGACAACTTCAAAGCCATGATCAGAAAGGGTACAAAGTGAAGACATACATATAACAAAAGCCAATATTATAACAAGTTATGCAACATATTGCTTGTGAACATAAAAAAGTTCTACGGACCTACCAAAGTCACAAACCAATACTCTAGACACCTTCAAAGCCATGATTAGAAAGAATTTCTAATAGCTTATGGTTCAGGATATAGCATTAATAAAGGAATATACCAATGAAACTAGAAGAGGTCAGCCCCGGCAATTAAACAAACCAATTTCATAAGGATAAACAGAACGGTCAACTGTTGTTTAAGCACATACTACATTAAAAAGATATTCAGCAAATTGCCAGCATTATCTCCTACAAAACCCTGAGGAAGATTGAAATATGGCTACAACGAATATGCCCATGACAACAAAAGTCAGAAGGCCACAAGGAATGATAGCCCAGCGCTTGAGATTTGCATCTCCGTGATACATCGACAAAACTCGTCTCATTTGAATCAACACCTCAAACCATGTTAAAAACTTCTCCTTTAATCATTACAGTATAAATCAGCAGGAACGCCAATATTAAACCAGATGGATAGCAAACATAAGACAAGACTAATCAAACAAGAGTAAAACTCCCAACTCCATTCCTTAGAAACATCTGGAATTAAATGATCAATTTTTCTACTTTTACGAAACCAGAAGAAAATCACAACGGCAATAATCATTCATTTGTCATTCTAGTTGACGAACGAAAATCAATGGAAGCAAGTCAAATGctgcaacaaacaaaaaatagaaatgaaaacgAAAATTTAAAGATGTTATGATCAAAATGGAACAGTTCTGTTGTGAGGTgttacaaattttcaaagctAAGGACATCAATAAATGGGAATACCAATAATATTCTCCATTTTTTCAACTGGCAGCTCAAGCATAAAtacatagttaaaaaaaaaaacccgaAGCGATAAATATGCTGATATATAGAAGTAATCGAAAAATGGAGAAACATACATCATCACTATCACCATAAGGTATAAGCATTGGGcatcaaacattaaaaaagtAAAGGAACATGTTCGCTTTCGCATACATACGTATCAAGTAATCATCAAAAAAGCTTCACAAACCGTCTCCTCAGCATTTCGGTGTCCCATAACCACCACCCATGTGCGATGACGAATAGTATGCTCCTCGGTCCTCATCctcttcaaattaaaaagaaaaactaaaaataaaaaatgttttttttttcaaagaaactatatttacatatatttttgcCTGGCTCCATCCTGTCTGCCTTCATCCACACAAGAAAGGATTCTACACAGAGGGAGAGAAAAAGGAGAGCTACATTGTTGTTATCTCTCTTTGAAGACTCATCTTTGAATGCATCAAAATTGCCTCCGATTTACAAAGGCAGAGAGTGGCAGAGATTACACCTTGATGACCaagggcagtttggtcatagAAGAATAAAGACATGTGCTCTTCAACTCCAACTATAAAAGGGAAAGCCATTTGCATTTTCAGAGAAAAGTTGTAGGCAAAGGAAGGAACAAGAGGCAGTCTGGTTTAGCAAGGGTAGCAATTTATGGTATAGGCAGTTGCATTTGGTTTAGAGGTGGCCGGTGAAAAGCCATTTTCagcttttctcctttctttctggTAAAACTCACCGTTTCGTCTCTCTCTTATGTAACCCTTTTACTCACACTGTTGTGCTCTACTGTCTCCCAATAAttaatatacacacacacacacacacacacacacatatatatatatatatatatatatatatatatatatattgttaagaataaataagaGATGCTAATGCTACAGTAACAGGCGGGCAGGCAGGCACTTGACGAGTCACAACTGTGCTGTGATTTTTAAAGTTCAATGTGACGTCATATGCTTGTCACCTTTGTTATTGAGTCAGATGGAAGgggtaaaaattaatatttaatattatttaaaaaataaaaaattatgtttaaattatgGCCAAATGACTCCGTCCCATCCGAGgtttaatacaaatttaactTCTTATTCAGTCACGTTTTATTTTTTGCAAtcattaaccaaaaaaattggttgatgaagataaattattcgtCTTTATATGAAAACATGATCCGtctttattagagataaaaatgtcaaataaaGATGATGAGTCATCATCGTCTGAGAGAGGATAACGAGATGTCATCTTTGTCGATCGATTTCTTATATCGTTGAGGATTAAAAATAGAGCAAGACTGAgagaaaatttagaagaaaaggAGAATGTTGTCATTGTCATTGTCTCTAACCATAAACAATATACTAGAAAAACTTTAGAATAAAAatctaagttttttaaactttaaatggggtatgttagtttttaaacttggaggtgtaaatgtgataaatttttaattttttaaatatctttattaaataataattctatctctaatagtaatagtaaaattttttaaataaatagatatttaaattttcaataattaacagATGAAAAGTGGGATATACACCAaactttgagtggaaaatagttatttggccttcaATTATTGACAGAAGCAATAAGAAGAGAATGAAATCTCCAAGAAATGGGTAGATGAGTAGAGTAACAAACTAGCCGCCCTCTTGTTGTGCCTTAAAACCTCACTTATTTGGACACCTCTTTTCTTCCAATTGATTATGCTGTTGCTACCAAATTTCATGTTCAATTTCCTGGACTTCTAATTTTATATGCTAGCATATTTCCTTTGAGAAATGCCGTCCGCCAAACTCCTCCATTTAGAAAAAGACAACGAGCTAATCTACAAGGATGTATTACATAGACATTGACCATACACGTATTTTACATGTGAATTAACTTAGCATACGGGTAGAAACATTTTGCCCGTAGAGAGAGGTCTAGTGAAATATATTCCTTTTTAATCTCGATGCTAAAAGTAATAACTTCttatagaatcaaaattatgtaattttcctataaaacataataagaattaaatttaaatttaaatataaaatgtaatcgataaaaaatgaaactttatcttttgatttataaataaaatgattaaatagagATAAAAGGGATCCTTTTTGGAACATAAActgtttttatgaatattttattataattcttttaaaaaaaataaataatataatcctAGTAGTAGGTTTTGAAGCAATGGATCAAACcatgttaaatatatttttgtttgtacaACTTCTTattgaattacatttttaatcTTGCTAAATTTTGTATTTCACTTAAGGTCATGTCTCTAATCTTGCATACTTTTCATTGctataaattttcatataaaaaaatggaCATTAGAGGTAAGACTCGATTAAGCTCTACTTAACCCTGAAACATAATTTAGCATTTCATCGGCTCCAATAAAATTTTCAGTGATCTCTTgtggaaaaaatattaaattgaagaaagttatatatatatatttttgttaatatcgGTTAGATCATCATTCTTAGGATTTTTCATGTAAGAACATCAAAGATGACTCTAAAAAGTTAAATCACCAAAATCAATACGAACTTTTTCCCTTAAGAACAGCACAAACCTACTTTTGAAGAACAATTTCTCTCCATAGCTTTAAGTATAACTACTAGCACCTGATACAAAAGTGCAACCAAAGAACACGATTCATGATTTGACCAACACCATAAATAGGTTAATCCAACTATTTGATAATGTTACCCTGATAATGAGATCAAAAACTTCAATCCCCTTTCAACTATTGGTAGTCACAAGGTCATGAACCTCTCACATAACCATCTTTAATCTTTGCCAACAAGGATAACAACATGGTGCTTTAGAGTGGAGGACCCATAATCCTCTCCAATATGCATCACACTATGAACCTATTGTTGTCCTCTCCAATGTGCATCACACTATGAACCTATTGTTGTCCTCTCCAATGTGCATCACGCTATGAACCTATTGCTTTCCTTCATGGGCTCTCCCACCAAAGACAACAACAAGTTGCTTTAAAGCATAGGACCCAAAATCTTATCACACCATAGACCTACTACTCCCCCTCAAGGTATGGACACTTACCATGTGTGACAACTTTCTAGGAGCAAAAACTAACTCACATTGTAAAGACGTCAAATCTCAACATGCAAACAACTCtcaaggtaaaaagtttaactCACCTTAAGTAGAAAACTCATAATACAATAGCATCAATTTACGGGGTGTAGctaaattttaatgtgtaaaGGTCAATTTACTTCAAGCAAATGACTCATATCATAAAGACATTAAGTTTCTGTAGTATAACATCACAATGGTGTCAATATGTGATACATAGAGTAAAACTCGTATCATGATATTGATCGACAATGTGCAAATCACAACTCAAGCCTCACAACATTAACTTTGAGGTATAACATATGAAAGTATCCACCTcgtcttataaataaaatattatataaatttcaaaagaaattctTTAGTAGACATCAACGATTCTAATATAATAACCGCTAATATTTTGTTAGTATTCTTTCTAGAGAcatcaataacataattatgaatatagatttttgattaataaatcaaaCCATATTCAAAATATCAATCTCTTTATAGTTTCCTACACAGTTACATCTTCAATTTTACTAAATTCCATATATTGCATAAGATCATATCTCAACAAATTTCAATGTATCTATTTCACCTGTGCATGCCTATTCTTCATCTTAACTTTGTATTTCCTTTTGGAGAAGTGGTGTCTCCTTAGTCAAACATAGACTAATTGCGCATCaatgatttaaaagaaaaaaaaccattcAAAGGGCACTTGTCGTTTAATCCCAAAGttctcaaacaaaattaaatctaataGTCAGGTCTACAGTTAAGATAAACacattttattatagttttgtttttgagttttggAAAAATCAAAAAGTTTGCAGGTCTCGTTCAATTTTCACCACCAACATATCACTCTCAAGTAGCATAGCAGTCTTAAAGGGGCAGGATTTCGCAACGTGGTGCAAATGTAAAAAAAAGACATTCACggtgttattttgattgtatttattGTTCTAATccataattattataatcattatcTTGAATTTCTTTGTTTGCCATTTGCGGAGTTTATCctattattcaaatttcattacaATGATCCTCCAATTGGCAATCCATAGCTGTGAACAGATTCAAGTCTTGATAACAGTTATAGCAAATTCTCTGTAAGTCAGTGAAAGTCATGGTTAGAAGCTTCTGTGTTGTGTCAATGTTACCCATAAAGGGCCAacattctttgaaaaaaaaatcaacactGTACTGACCTTTACTTTAGTTAGTACTTGGTGTTGTTGATGGTGATGAATTTCTTGTGTACAGGAGGATAAATCTGTCCTGGAAAGGAACTTCCTTCTTACTTTTGTTTATGGGCTCTCCACCAGGCCAAAAGAAATCATATATTTCTTCATGAATCTTGTTCTTCCATGGTAATGGGGACCCCGCAAACCAATCAGAGAGTGCTATTATGCATACACAGATGCCAACAAGTGCAAATGTTCCTATTTTTTTCGAAGAAATGCTTTTGTACAATGTTTGGAATGTCACTATTTGATATCGATGCTGTTTACAGTAGTACTAGGAGATTTTATGGAAGAATCCTGTGCTTCACTCATAATACTCTCTAGAAGACAACTCCGACTTTTAAGTAAAGGTTCATTGCTCACTATCAACGGTAAAACAAGCTTGGACTACCTCTAGCTTGATGATTTTCATTCCACAGATCAATCAAACTCtcatataagaaaaaagaaacagggagaaaagaaaaaagcttCTGCTTTCCCCTGTCCCTTAACTAATATGTAGAGACGAAGATGCTCATCAATCAATTAGgccattatatatttttcaagtgGATAGTTTGGGTGAAGTGGGCCTTGTCAATATGAAATTAGGAATCACggtttaattatgaaaatcagaatcagaaACCcacttgaatgaaaaaaaaaaaaaagcctctTGCAAGTCATACACCTCCTCCTTTCATCAGGATATGTGCCTTTTTCTTTAGGAGTCTCTTTTCTGAGGATTAATCTGATCTTGAAATAAAGAGCAAaagaaaagagggaaaaaagaaaagctcTTAAAAGCTTAAAATGACTTCACTTGTGGGTGTCTAACCAATATAGATGAAATGCGTTGCCATAAAGCAGATAAGGTGATATACATTTCTCAAATGCTTACaaggaaaataaaacaaaacaaaaaagaaagaaaaaggagttTGTGATAGAATCTacaatctaattttaattagtaatctactaaaaaagataaaaatagagAACCAAAGTTGCTCTTTATGACAAAGTCTCTCGACACTTCTATAGACTGTGCTGTTCTTCTATACTACTTCACCTAAAACCCAATCATActccttttattaaaattctgaTGGGTTCTTTATTTTAGTGACATTGAACAAGTCTTTGGTCTTATCTGAAAACTTGCTAGTGTCGAATTTACAAGGGTCAGCCTCAGCCAGCAACTGAACAACCTCATTCATTGTTGGGCGAGCTGCAGGTGAGTTGTTTGTACAGAGAATGGCGATCTTCAGAACCTGAATCATTTCGTTCCTGAATGACACCGATAATCGCTTGTCTAATACCTCCATTACACTTTTCATGCAGTCAACATTTGTTGAAACCcagtaaatgatatttttattctcTCCAAACTCTGCCTCTACTGGTTTCCTTCCTGTTATTAGCTCCATCAACACCACTCCGAAACTGTACACATCGCACTTGGTCGTTGCTTTTGAGCAATATGCGTATTCTGTTGCAAGCACCATTGAAACCAATAATAAAATGCGTGCAATAATTCAGTAATTTAATGATGATTAGAGTTGGATGAGAAATCTACCAGGTGCCAAGTAACCGTAGGTCCCTGCAATGACTGTGGTGGTGGAATCTTTGCCTCCTCTAGCTTGTAGAACTTTGGCTATCCCAAAGTCTGCCACTTTAGGCTGATAATTGACATCCAGTAAGATGTTGGTTGACTTGATGTCTCTGTGAATAATCGGTGACAATAAACCATGGTGAAGATAAGCCAAACCCTGAGCAACACCAAATGCAATTTTATGGCGAGTTGGCCAATCCAGTTGAATCCATCCTTTGTGGAGAACATCCCAAAGGTTTCCATTGGGCATGTACTCATAAACCAACAAGTTCCAGTCCAAACTTGAGAAGTAGCAGTATAACTTTACTATGTTTTTGTGCCTGATAGTTCCAAGAGTCTCCACCTCAGTTTTCAAACCTTTGTCAAAAAGTAACTGATCTTCTGAAGCAGAATCTTTTGTTCTTTGGCTCCATAATTTTTTCACTGCAACCGTCTCCCCActcttcaattcaattttatacaCTATCCCAGATCCTCCTTGTCCCACTTTGTTCTTTTCGATCATGGCTTCAAAGATCTCACGTTGATCGAAACTAATTTGATGGAAACTCTTTACATCGTATGAAAAGAACGATGAAGATAAAGACTCATCATGCTCCATCAGAGCTCTTTGTTTACTGAGTCGGCGTTTCACAAACAGGATCAGtccaatgaaaaaaataacagcTGAAATTATTATTGCCCACACGGAATTTAACCTTCTTCGATTGTAAGTTTTGGAACATAAAGGAAAATCTTGATCAGATGATTTAACATTGACTGAAACACAGAGGCCTGGGTTGCCTGAGAAGCTTTCTACCAAACCCCCTTTTATTAAAGAAAGAGGAATTGGACCAGAAAGCTGATTGTTTGAAAAGTTGATAGAGTTTGGAAACAATTTGCTGAGACTCTCTGGGATATTCCCAGTGAGGAGGTTGTTGGAAAGATCAAGgagattgagagattttagAGAAGAAAGTGAATTGGGAATGGAAGAATTCAGCTTGTTGCTTTGCAAAATCAGTGAATTTAGCTTCCTTAAGTTTCCGATTTCTGAAGGTATTGGACCAGAAAGTAAATTATTACTGAGATCAATTTTCACCAAATTGATAGCTTCAGAAATTTCAGGAGGCAAGGCACCTGAAATCTTGTTGTTTGGCATAAACAATTCGGACAAGTTTCTAGCATTTCCAATTGTCTTTGCAATTGGACCTCTGAAACCATTGTAACCCAAGTCAATGATTGAAGCATGAGGAAGACGAAAAATACCTTGAGGTATTGAGCCCTCCAGACGATTATTACTGACTCGAAATCTTAAAAGAGACGAACACTTTTCTAAACTAGCAGGCAACTCTCCAGAAAACATGTTTGAAAGGACTAGAAAGTATTTCAGTTTACCACCATTGCAGACCTTAGTTGGAAGTGGACCTGATAGTCGGTTCTCTGACAAGTCAAGAACTATCATGCTTGAAAATTGCCCCAGATTCTGAGGAACTTCTCCAGTCAGAAAATTTTCGTAAAGTGATAACATAGTTAAGGTCGTTGAATTTCCAATTGCAGTTGGGATTTCTCCAATGAGGGTATTGTTGTAAAGCTGCAAGACTCGCAGCTTGGGCAGCCTACAAATAGATTCTGGAATTTTACCTGTCAATTGATTGACAGACATGTCCAAATCTGTGAGCTCTGTCAGGTTTCCCAGTTCCTCAGGTATAGCGCCGGAAAGGTGCTGATTGTAATATAACTCAAGCTGATGCAAGTTCTTCAGCAATCCAATCTCTGGAGGAATTTGACCCGTGAGAAAATTCCCAGTTAATTCAAGATCAGTAAGAGAAGTCATGTTCCCTATTGACGGTGGGATTCGACCATGCAAGACGCATGTCCCCAAGTTCATGACTCTGAGCTTTGTCAACAGAGAAATATTCTCCGGAAGTTGCCATGAATTGAATCCAGGATTTTCATTAAAGTTAAACCCCTCAATATTGGAAAGATTAGTCAATGAAATGGGGAAGTTGCCTGTGAAGAAATTATATGAAAGGTCTAGTATCCGGAGAGATTTCATCAGTGAGAAATCAGGAAGTGTTCCTTTGAGGTACACATATTTCATTTTGAGCTCCTCCAGGAAAGAGCAATTGACTAAGCTGTCAAAGAAGTTTCCATAGAGATGGTTGTAGTCGAGACGAAGAATACGTAACTGTGGCAAGTAAGAGCATACACCGGATGGAAACTGACCAGAAAGTGACCAACCGGAGATATCAATCTTGTCCACATAACCTTGTTTGTTGCAGCTAATTCCTGAGAAACTGCAGTAATGTTTTCCTCCATCAATATCCCATCCAGATAATGCATCTCCTGATAGAGAGGTCTTCATGAGAGCGAAGAACTGAGACTGGTTACCAGTGATGGCCTGTAAAGGAAGAGGCAACAGGGCAAgtaaaacaaaaaggaaaaaaatagagTAGAGAGCCATTTCCAGAGAAACAGAGGTAGTTAAGGTAGTTGTTGCAATTGCAACCAAGGCAGTGAGGAAGAGGAGAAGTTTATAAATGGGATGATTGGGAAGATCATTTGGTGCAGCAGTAATATGACCTCCATAATGAAAAGGCAGGTTCCTGCAGtagtagagagagagagagagatagaaaaGGGTGTGCACATATTATCACAAAGCGGCTTTATGTTTATACCCACTAGGGGCACTAACTCATATTCATATATGCAGAGAATATCATCACTAGCAActactttttattatataatgactACACATATTTGAATAAACTTTCATCTAATCTTCATCACTCTATGTTCTCAACATCAGGACCTCTTGATGTGATCTATCTACTTTCCCTTGGATGGCCACAGTTCAAGGTTCTTGCTTTTCATCCTCTGCAGCCATGGATGACCTAGTATATACATGAGGCTTCTATATAATACttacaatttttatacaaatcaGGCAATACCCATTTTGTTTTAGCATAACTACTAgtaagatatttttgtttataaatttagcGTTTTCTATACTTgctttatttattcatttgctGATTATTGTCATTTAATAGTTGTACTCTGTTGACCTTACGCTCTCCTTATTGCCATGTATACGATTAGATTATAACTGGGAATACTAACATCAGTCCTAGGTTCTACTGGGACCTAGTATGGCTAATAAAGCAACCGAGACCAAATTGGCTGAGCATCTTAGTTTTTTCTGCTTAAAATGACGGGTCGAATTATGAAGCATGTTGTCCAGTCGAAATTCCTTTTTGGTCAAATTTATAGATTTGACACAATGGTACCTAAGGGGTAACTAGCCATCAAATGGTGAGAAGTTGTGCTCAACAATCGGATGTATTGCTTATATGCGAGTTGACTCAAGGCATGTGTAAAAgcatttatattcaaaaatagcGTGAACAATAAGACTTCTCAGTCTCTACCGTAGTTACAATCTTCTTAAGATACAATTGTTGTTTCCCATTATTATGAGATCACTTTCCATgatattatcaattataattggaatacaattatttttctatcattttgaGAGCACTTGATCATTCTACACTTAGGAAAATTATCAAGATTTATTGTATAACTATTTTTGTATTCAACTACGCATGTAACCCAAGtcttttatcctaaatttttaagattgtaTAAAGGCTTAAGGATAacattttttacatttatacTGTAACTTTACCAAAATTTACTTAAATGACATAACCATTGACGTAGGCTTTTGAGTAGTAAGGTGAATCACATTAAAAACAACTTATTATTCATAGTCTCTTACACCAACTTTCATCATTATTTAGTGCACTTCTCGTTGATATAATTTTCTACATCAATATTTTAGAACTAGAAAGAAGAGATTGAAaaactctttaatttttcaactaaaatacaatcattttttcataaattttgcaactaaatgttttttttgatgccacacaaaaaaaaaataacatcaataataGTTAATAGTTAGACTACCGAAGCCAACCCCAACCATAATCACACACCTCTAAGAGCACACGATCCCATAGTTGGAAACCAATTTGTCTCCTAGTTGGAAGATAGTATATGAAACCTGAGATGATGACACAACTAAATGACACCATTGGTAGCCTTACTAATGATGTCCAAACATTGATCCAAATGTTTGATATCATTACCTCAGTAGAATCAGTAGGGACTTTAATTCCCTCTCAATCACTAACCTCTCACATGATTGTCTCCCGTTTCCATAGGCAAGGTGCCCCTAGGTCGAGGGGTTTGTTCCCTCTCAAACTTACAAAAGGAAACTTATACATTCGACTTGTCATACCCTACTATGACATTTAACTCATATGACGATAATATTGACCTGTGATACGCAACCCCTAACCCACATCATGACGAGATTAATTACTAACATACATAAACATATCACACATCTAAGCACCGTCAACTCTCTACGTGTTAAAAATAACACATATCAAAACAATACCAACTAACAACATATAAACTATAACTAGATGTATTCTATGGTTATAGTTGAGTAATATAAAGAATGATTCGTCTCATTTACATTTATTGCTTTTTTATATTCTACTGCACGAGTTTTAGaacacataattaattttacatatgCATGTAAATTATGTTCACAAACAGTAATTATAACCAACTTGTATCGTTTACAAAGTATAAATGTGTGTGTACATATACATAGTGGTGGCCCAGATTTTTTCCTGAGGGGAGCCTCCGCAACTCCTCTATTGTTTGCTAATCAAttggtgaaaatttttttaaaaactttcaaATCCTAGTTAAGAGGGTGAAAAAATAGAAAGGAAAGTGAAGATGTATAGAGCGTACCATAAACAGAAGTTGAGATCGAATTTAAAAATGCGatataagaatttcatttttcatttgttgtaAGCATAGTATTCAGAATGCCAGAGCTTTAAAGTTAATGTTAAGAGAATCTTTAGTGCAA
This is a stretch of genomic DNA from Mangifera indica cultivar Alphonso chromosome 11, CATAS_Mindica_2.1, whole genome shotgun sequence. It encodes these proteins:
- the LOC123229066 gene encoding receptor protein-tyrosine kinase CEPR1-like — protein: MALYSIFFLFVLLALLPLPLQAITGNQSQFFALMKTSLSGDALSGWDIDGGKHYCSFSGISCNKQGYVDKIDISGWSLSGQFPSGVCSYLPQLRILRLDYNHLYGNFFDSLVNCSFLEELKMKYVYLKGTLPDFSLMKSLRILDLSYNFFTGNFPISLTNLSNIEGFNFNENPGFNSWQLPENISLLTKLRVMNLGTCVLHGRIPPSIGNMTSLTDLELTGNFLTGQIPPEIGLLKNLHQLELYYNQHLSGAIPEELGNLTELTDLDMSVNQLTGKIPESICRLPKLRVLQLYNNTLIGEIPTAIGNSTTLTMLSLYENFLTGEVPQNLGQFSSMIVLDLSENRLSGPLPTKVCNGGKLKYFLVLSNMFSGELPASLEKCSSLLRFRVSNNRLEGSIPQGIFRLPHASIIDLGYNGFRGPIAKTIGNARNLSELFMPNNKISGALPPEISEAINLVKIDLSNNLLSGPIPSEIGNLRKLNSLILQSNKLNSSIPNSLSSLKSLNLLDLSNNLLTGNIPESLSKLFPNSINFSNNQLSGPIPLSLIKGGLVESFSGNPGLCVSVNVKSSDQDFPLCSKTYNRRRLNSVWAIIISAVIFFIGLILFVKRRLSKQRALMEHDESLSSSFFSYDVKSFHQISFDQREIFEAMIEKNKVGQGGSGIVYKIELKSGETVAVKKLWSQRTKDSASEDQLLFDKGLKTEVETLGTIRHKNIVKLYCYFSSLDWNLLVYEYMPNGNLWDVLHKGWIQLDWPTRHKIAFGVAQGLAYLHHGLLSPIIHRDIKSTNILLDVNYQPKVADFGIAKVLQARGGKDSTTTVIAGTYGYLAPEYAYCSKATTKCDVYSFGVVLMELITGRKPVEAEFGENKNIIYWVSTNVDCMKSVMEVLDKRLSVSFRNEMIQVLKIAILCTNNSPAARPTMNEVVQLLAEADPCKFDTSKFSDKTKDLFNVTKIKNPSEF